One genomic segment of Leptospira neocaledonica includes these proteins:
- a CDS encoding zinc-dependent alcohol dehydrogenase: MQQLLFSKRNRVEWEEVLDPKLSGPNQALVRPLAVARCDLDLPILRGQTLFRPPFPLGHEFVGEIIETSEELSSLFPKGMRVAVPFQISCGHCANCETGLTKSCSTVPHTSAYGMGKGAKEFGGAISDSVLVPYAKEMLIPFSNKTDPAAIASISDNIVEAWKLVGMHLKQNKNRSVLVLGGFASSIGLYTAALAKHMGAAELVYMDTDKKRLQIAESYGVKVEQVTSFPKSFGKFDIIADANGTAEGWDCGLRSLGIEGEFGSASIFWTNSIPIPYLELYNNGATIRLGRVRSREWIPEILRLVEEEGFDPSKVTTRKASWSEAADAFLEEETKLIVVR; this comes from the coding sequence ATGCAACAATTGCTATTTTCTAAAAGAAATCGAGTAGAATGGGAGGAAGTCCTGGATCCTAAACTTTCCGGACCGAACCAGGCCTTGGTTCGTCCCTTGGCGGTAGCCAGATGCGATCTGGATCTTCCTATTTTAAGAGGGCAGACATTATTCCGTCCTCCTTTTCCTTTAGGCCATGAGTTTGTAGGAGAAATTATAGAAACAAGTGAAGAATTATCTTCCCTCTTCCCCAAAGGAATGCGTGTGGCGGTTCCTTTTCAAATTTCCTGTGGGCATTGTGCGAATTGTGAAACCGGACTAACTAAAAGTTGCAGCACTGTTCCCCATACAAGTGCTTACGGAATGGGAAAAGGTGCCAAGGAATTCGGTGGGGCGATCTCCGATTCCGTTTTGGTTCCTTATGCAAAAGAGATGTTGATCCCATTTTCTAATAAGACCGATCCTGCTGCGATCGCAAGCATTAGCGATAATATTGTAGAAGCTTGGAAGCTTGTGGGGATGCACCTCAAACAAAACAAAAATAGATCCGTGCTAGTGTTAGGAGGTTTTGCTTCTAGTATTGGATTATATACTGCCGCTCTTGCAAAACATATGGGCGCCGCGGAACTAGTATACATGGACACAGACAAAAAACGTTTACAGATCGCGGAATCCTACGGAGTGAAAGTGGAGCAGGTGACTTCTTTTCCCAAAAGTTTCGGTAAGTTTGATATTATTGCAGATGCAAATGGAACTGCGGAAGGTTGGGACTGTGGTCTTAGGTCTCTCGGAATAGAAGGAGAATTCGGATCCGCTTCTATTTTCTGGACCAATAGTATCCCAATTCCTTATTTAGAATTATATAATAATGGCGCTACCATTCGTTTGGGAAGAGTTCGGTCCAGAGAATGGATCCCTGAAATTTTGAGATTAGTAGAAGAAGAAGGTTTTGATCCTTCTAAGGTTACCACACGTAAGGCATCTTGGTCGGAAGCGGCGGATGCTTTCTTGGAAGAGGAGACTAAGTTGATCGTTGTGAGATGA
- a CDS encoding TetR/AcrR family transcriptional regulator, whose translation MNKRKPELVSGEGPFERIASTAVRLMYSQGYAGTSINQVIDESESHKASFYRYFQTKEDLGKEYLERQGKDFQKGWERLMEKSETPEEFVHRWMALLKKQVKSGKYFGCPLARFMGSLDRPEPDLAERSSSVLGSWISCLENYFEKNKKALTLPSNFDSRKKAELFLKLFQGNSQFYVMTHDPKYFNELEEEMLSELKSIIKN comes from the coding sequence ATGAACAAACGAAAACCTGAACTAGTCTCGGGAGAAGGTCCCTTCGAAAGGATAGCATCCACGGCAGTCCGTCTGATGTATTCCCAAGGATATGCTGGAACCTCGATTAACCAGGTGATCGATGAATCTGAATCACATAAGGCCAGTTTTTATAGATACTTTCAAACTAAGGAAGATTTAGGAAAAGAATACTTAGAAAGACAGGGTAAGGATTTTCAAAAAGGCTGGGAGAGATTGATGGAAAAATCCGAAACTCCCGAAGAGTTCGTGCATAGATGGATGGCTCTTTTAAAAAAGCAGGTCAAGTCCGGAAAATATTTCGGATGTCCTCTCGCTCGATTTATGGGAAGTTTAGATAGACCGGAGCCGGATCTAGCCGAGAGAAGTTCGTCCGTATTAGGATCCTGGATCTCTTGTCTGGAAAATTATTTTGAAAAGAATAAGAAGGCTCTAACACTTCCCTCAAACTTTGATTCCAGAAAAAAAGCGGAACTATTTTTGAAATTATTTCAAGGGAATTCACAATTTTATGTGATGACTCATGACCCCAAATATTTTAACGAATTAGAAGAAGAGATGCTTTCTGAATTAAAAAGCATTATAAAAAATTAA
- the epsC gene encoding serine O-acetyltransferase EpsC, producing the protein MIREIQAIFKNDPAARGMEFLLYPGLHSILMHKYIAYPLYKIRLKFLARFISQFNRFLTGIEIHPGAKIGSGLFIDHGMGIVIGGTAEIGDDCILFHGVTLGGTGNHQGKRHPTVGNNVLIGARATVLGPVHVGNNVKIGAEAVVIDHDIPDNCTVVGAPGKIVRLKGKKVKISLKKTKIV; encoded by the coding sequence ATGATTCGAGAAATCCAAGCAATTTTTAAAAATGATCCTGCAGCTCGGGGAATGGAATTTTTACTCTATCCTGGGTTACATTCCATTCTGATGCATAAGTATATTGCATATCCTTTATATAAGATAAGATTAAAGTTCTTAGCTCGATTTATCTCCCAGTTCAATCGTTTTTTGACAGGAATAGAAATCCATCCTGGAGCAAAGATCGGCAGTGGGTTATTCATAGACCACGGAATGGGGATCGTAATTGGCGGAACTGCGGAAATCGGAGATGATTGTATCCTATTCCATGGAGTCACCCTGGGCGGAACAGGAAATCATCAAGGAAAACGTCATCCGACTGTGGGGAATAATGTGCTCATAGGTGCAAGAGCTACAGTATTGGGTCCTGTTCACGTGGGCAATAATGTAAAGATAGGTGCAGAAGCGGTGGTCATAGACCATGATATCCCGGATAATTGTACGGTAGTGGGCGCCCCTGGTAAGATTGTAAGATTAAAAGGGAAGAAGGTAAAGATCTCCCTTAAGAAGACAAAAATAGTTTAA
- a CDS encoding phage holin family protein: MYRLLFSVLLQSLVVVFVFPLIDSGFRVSNHVWDVVVIVLFFGFLNFVLRWFLVLVTLGVGYLVYLLTLGIAGLVVNAIVLFWIANIFPDKIFVPGFWAAFWGGAILTLANYVAKRESKEEYSRSERKNKRSH; the protein is encoded by the coding sequence ATGTACAGACTTCTTTTTTCCGTTTTACTCCAGTCCTTGGTAGTAGTTTTCGTTTTTCCCCTCATTGATTCGGGCTTTCGTGTCAGCAATCATGTTTGGGACGTAGTGGTAATCGTCCTATTCTTCGGTTTTTTAAATTTTGTTTTAAGATGGTTTCTAGTTTTGGTAACCCTCGGAGTCGGATACCTGGTCTATCTTTTAACTTTGGGAATTGCAGGACTTGTGGTAAATGCGATCGTGCTATTCTGGATCGCAAATATTTTCCCTGATAAAATATTCGTTCCCGGTTTTTGGGCCGCTTTCTGGGGAGGAGCCATTCTGACTTTAGCAAACTATGTAGCCAAAAGAGAAAGTAAGGAAGAATATTCCAGATCAGAACGAAAAAATAAAAGATCTCATTAA
- a CDS encoding tetratricopeptide repeat protein, with translation MDPRLKTALDYLKKGDSNSAKSVLISWTESEPNNPNAFFHLGMCLSQLGEMVPAESALQECIGLEPAHVQAWVGLGVLFARKKDKPKAEFHLSKALELDDTDVFAKKNLAAVYTGASKFDRALDLLKDLSESELSDSPTLYALAICYVRTNRFEEARETFRKLEIVGIPDQVKKEYLQLKQLLEEKQFEQGGIWSFLKKEEEN, from the coding sequence ATGGATCCAAGACTGAAAACCGCATTGGATTATCTGAAAAAAGGGGACTCGAATTCCGCTAAGTCCGTCCTAATTTCTTGGACAGAGTCGGAACCGAATAATCCTAATGCATTCTTTCATTTAGGGATGTGCCTCTCTCAATTAGGCGAGATGGTCCCGGCAGAATCCGCATTGCAAGAATGTATCGGCCTGGAACCCGCACATGTGCAAGCCTGGGTAGGACTTGGAGTTCTATTCGCTCGCAAAAAGGATAAGCCTAAAGCAGAATTCCATCTTTCCAAGGCATTGGAACTGGATGATACGGATGTATTTGCTAAAAAAAATCTGGCCGCCGTTTATACAGGCGCTTCTAAATTCGATCGTGCCTTAGATCTACTCAAAGATCTGTCTGAATCGGAGCTGTCCGATTCCCCTACTCTATATGCATTAGCAATTTGTTATGTTAGAACCAATCGTTTCGAGGAAGCCAGAGAAACTTTCCGAAAATTAGAGATCGTAGGTATCCCAGACCAGGTCAAAAAAGAATATCTTCAACTGAAACAGTTGTTGGAAGAGAAACAATTCGAGCAAGGCGGGATCTGGAGTTTTCTTAAAAAAGAAGAAGAGAACTGA